Proteins encoded by one window of Propionispora hippei DSM 15287:
- a CDS encoding S-layer homology domain-containing protein, whose translation MKKNLAATLALAFTLGIAGTAFAANPFVDVPAKHWSYDAVSKLAADGIVDGYGDGSFKGDKSMTRYEMATIVAKAMAKEEKANAEDKALIQKLSAEYSQELDNLGVRVSNLEKRMDNVTFDGKVRFRYDSEKVGDKSKEGNGQSYLDLFVNGKINDDWKIRAEIESSHSTDGTGITPASDAHSTSKIWAEGKVGATTLDIGKAPLFVGYGLVADTSLNGVQASFGDKLKTTVRYGNLAGDDGILFSGAIVPAPTATDPDAVAFGAGSHYAGVEFAYKASAATDLSAAYHRVNQTVLGEKQNTSIYELGFNSKIADNFTLNGQYAKGNPDKAVYDNVENKAYIAQVTYKNADPKVAKSFDIFAGYHKVGYGAEINTTNDYYDNAKGMHIGFDYVPFENSKFTAFYLNNKAINDDLRTDAVAGTKDKVYRAQVELYF comes from the coding sequence ATGAAAAAGAATCTTGCTGCAACTTTGGCTCTTGCATTTACCCTTGGCATCGCCGGTACTGCATTTGCCGCAAATCCGTTTGTTGACGTTCCTGCAAAACATTGGTCCTATGACGCTGTTTCCAAATTAGCTGCTGACGGTATCGTTGACGGCTATGGCGACGGAAGCTTCAAAGGCGACAAATCCATGACCCGTTATGAAATGGCTACTATCGTAGCTAAAGCAATGGCTAAAGAAGAAAAAGCCAATGCTGAAGACAAAGCGTTGATCCAAAAATTGAGCGCTGAATATTCTCAAGAGCTTGACAACTTAGGCGTTCGCGTTTCCAACCTGGAAAAGAGAATGGACAATGTAACGTTTGATGGTAAAGTTCGCTTCCGTTATGATAGCGAAAAAGTGGGCGATAAGAGCAAAGAAGGAAATGGTCAATCCTATCTTGATTTGTTTGTAAATGGCAAAATCAATGATGACTGGAAAATCAGAGCGGAAATTGAATCTTCCCACAGCACTGATGGTACAGGAATAACCCCGGCTTCGGATGCTCACAGCACTTCTAAGATCTGGGCTGAAGGCAAAGTTGGCGCTACTACCCTTGATATCGGTAAAGCTCCGTTGTTTGTCGGTTATGGTCTAGTGGCTGATACCTCTTTGAATGGTGTGCAGGCAAGCTTCGGCGACAAGCTGAAAACCACTGTTCGCTATGGTAATTTGGCTGGCGATGATGGTATATTATTTAGCGGTGCTATTGTCCCTGCTCCTACTGCTACTGATCCTGACGCTGTAGCTTTTGGTGCTGGTTCGCACTATGCCGGCGTTGAATTTGCTTATAAAGCATCGGCTGCCACTGATTTGTCTGCCGCTTATCATCGCGTAAATCAAACTGTGTTAGGTGAAAAGCAAAATACCAGCATTTACGAACTTGGCTTCAACAGTAAAATTGCTGATAATTTCACCTTGAACGGTCAATACGCAAAGGGTAATCCGGATAAAGCAGTTTATGATAATGTAGAGAATAAAGCTTATATTGCTCAAGTAACTTACAAAAATGCTGATCCGAAGGTAGCTAAATCCTTTGATATTTTTGCGGGCTATCATAAAGTAGGTTATGGTGCAGAAATCAACACCACTAATGACTACTATGATAATGCTAAAGGCATGCACATTGGCTTTGACTATGTGCCGTTCGAAAACTCTAAATTCACTGCCTTCTACTTAAATAACAAAGCCATTAATGATGACTTGAGAACTGACGCAGTCGCTGGTACAAAAGATAAAGTATACCGCGCTCAGGTTGAATTGTACTTCTAA
- a CDS encoding LPS-assembly protein LptD gives MKKQQQLAACTAGVLLAAAAFFPALAADNPIKADKAKDADSDKKTVQQKAPIVIDADQLKYVDSNGDFFAQGNVNVTQLDSKILAELVQGNAKQYEVWIQDKAVLMQPGMDLTGNALQYNYQKHTGTMADVNGNIEKERVHANQIELQPDKSIINKGWMTRCPAIVPDYRISGESIEIWPGDHYIVHNAKFWIKNTVIYSMPTYRGSLKKGKTDNNPFPTIGYDSDGITLKQHLETPIGNNDNLSAFVDLRYYSQKGLKPFYGLRDEEKGYNLQLVQGYLKDDEDSWIKMEPELELNTNSKRLGDSPFSYTFGASYGKWVDPGKSSWRQDYHVYFSRDPIQLGRSTTLNLGTGIGYIKESYNDTTWTPVRFDARLNKRVSDRFSTWLGYSYDHDYDTTFSYNQPNSEQELNTGFSYKFDRLNAVAINYTYEIDGDRVQDIDYTWTHNLHCWDASLTYRAKRDQIKLGITMAHF, from the coding sequence ATGAAGAAGCAACAACAACTGGCAGCTTGTACCGCAGGGGTTCTGTTGGCCGCTGCTGCTTTTTTTCCGGCTTTGGCAGCGGACAATCCTATTAAAGCCGATAAAGCTAAAGACGCAGATTCCGACAAAAAAACGGTCCAACAAAAGGCTCCGATTGTTATTGATGCCGACCAGCTTAAATACGTCGATTCCAATGGCGATTTTTTTGCCCAAGGGAATGTAAATGTCACTCAGCTAGATAGTAAGATATTGGCTGAGTTGGTTCAAGGAAATGCCAAGCAATATGAGGTATGGATTCAGGATAAGGCTGTACTCATGCAACCGGGAATGGACTTAACAGGCAATGCCTTGCAATATAACTATCAAAAGCATACCGGTACTATGGCGGATGTTAACGGAAATATAGAGAAGGAACGGGTTCATGCGAATCAAATTGAACTGCAGCCGGATAAGAGTATTATTAATAAAGGTTGGATGACTCGCTGCCCGGCCATTGTGCCTGACTACCGGATCAGCGGAGAGTCGATTGAAATTTGGCCAGGGGATCACTATATTGTTCATAATGCGAAATTTTGGATAAAAAATACCGTCATATATTCTATGCCCACTTATCGCGGATCGTTAAAAAAGGGTAAGACGGATAATAATCCTTTTCCAACTATCGGTTATGACAGTGATGGAATTACGCTAAAACAACATTTGGAGACTCCTATTGGCAATAACGATAATTTATCGGCTTTTGTCGACTTGCGGTACTATTCTCAAAAAGGGCTTAAGCCTTTCTACGGATTACGGGATGAGGAGAAGGGCTATAATCTGCAGTTGGTGCAGGGGTATTTAAAGGATGATGAGGATTCCTGGATCAAGATGGAGCCGGAACTAGAATTGAATACAAATAGCAAGCGGTTGGGCGATTCTCCTTTCAGCTATACTTTTGGTGCTTCTTATGGCAAATGGGTAGATCCAGGCAAAAGCAGTTGGCGGCAAGATTATCATGTGTATTTTAGCCGAGATCCAATTCAACTTGGCCGCTCGACTACGCTAAATTTAGGGACAGGCATTGGCTATATTAAGGAAAGCTACAATGACACCACTTGGACTCCTGTTCGCTTTGATGCAAGGCTGAATAAAAGGGTTTCGGACCGTTTTTCTACTTGGCTGGGATATTCCTATGATCATGACTATGACACTACTTTTAGCTATAATCAACCGAATTCTGAGCAGGAGTTGAATACCGGTTTTAGCTATAAGTTCGACCGGTTAAATGCTGTTGCAATAAATTACACCTATGAAATAGACGGAGACCGGGTGCAGGATATTGACTATACCTGGACCCATAATCTGCACTGTTGGGATGCCAGCCTCACCTACCGAGCAAAACGGGATCAAATTAAACTTGGCATTACTATGGCCCATTTTTAG